A stretch of Cellulosilyticum sp. I15G10I2 DNA encodes these proteins:
- the minE gene encoding cell division topological specificity factor MinE: protein MGMLDFNSLFGRKNKSSSVAKDRLKLVLIHDRINCSTELLEMMRADILAVISKYVDIDTDEFNIEIANMQYEEGGKKAPVLSANIPIKNLKKVK, encoded by the coding sequence ATAGGGATGCTGGATTTTAATAGTTTATTTGGTAGAAAGAATAAGTCAAGCTCGGTGGCAAAAGATAGATTAAAACTAGTTCTCATTCATGATAGAATTAACTGTTCAACTGAATTATTAGAAATGATGAGAGCAGATATTTTAGCTGTTATATCTAAGTATGTAGATATCGATACAGACGAATTTAATATTGAAATTGCGAACATGCAATATGAAGAAGGCGGTAAAAAGGCCCCGGTTTTGTCTGCCAATATACCGATTAAAAACTTAAAGAAAGTAAAATAG
- a CDS encoding septum site-determining protein MinC — MGEENVVVFKGTADGIIVLLDQDADFEKILYHFKEKLEYSKSFFKGSRVSVRFKGRSLTREQQDRLLMLLTNQNIINISFLHDFEQESKQEDNYLLWLKEQIDSQYASLTHFHYGIVRSGHHINYQGNIVVLGDVNPGGLVTAGGNVIILGALKGKVHAGMDKDFKKPFVVASLMAPIQIGIGNIIAQSPNNEPVYSLSNNIPQIAYLQEDQIYMDQIDVKTLNHMLK, encoded by the coding sequence ATGGGAGAGGAAAATGTTGTTGTTTTTAAAGGAACAGCAGATGGCATTATCGTGTTACTGGATCAGGATGCTGATTTTGAAAAAATTCTTTACCACTTTAAAGAAAAGCTTGAGTATTCAAAGAGTTTCTTTAAAGGATCTAGAGTGAGTGTAAGATTTAAAGGGAGATCTTTAACCCGAGAACAGCAAGACAGACTTCTTATGCTTCTTACCAATCAAAATATTATTAACATTTCATTTCTTCATGATTTTGAACAAGAAAGTAAGCAAGAAGATAACTATTTGCTTTGGCTTAAGGAGCAAATTGATAGTCAATATGCATCCCTTACTCATTTCCATTATGGTATAGTGCGGTCAGGGCATCATATAAATTATCAGGGCAACATAGTTGTTTTGGGAGATGTGAACCCTGGGGGACTTGTTACAGCTGGGGGAAATGTTATCATACTGGGTGCATTAAAAGGCAAGGTGCATGCTGGTATGGATAAGGATTTTAAAAAACCTTTTGTAGTTGCCTCTTTGATGGCACCAATCCAAATAGGAATTGGTAATATTATTGCACAATCCCCAAATAATGAGCCAGTTTACAGTCTGAGTAATAATATACCACAAATAGCGTATTTGCAAGAAGATCAAATCTATATGGATCAAATTGATGTTAAAACATTAAATCATATGTTAAAATAA
- the mreC gene encoding rod shape-determining protein MreC has translation MKFNKKFKKVGIIAGVTCIVVLIIGAKYKIPIISTAVNYILYPVQKSIIFVSDQTTGFTHYFKDIQLLITENEILKQENEKLVYENTILAEYKNENNNLKNLLEMKQRYRDYEGVGANVIGKESGNWYKIFNIDKGTNHHVYENSVILANGALAGRVLSATSISSKVLSIIDDRSSVSAKIVRTGDTGILRGDIELANRGLCKLEINIESEVVKGDQVITSHLSSIYPPGIPIGTIEEIAQGKNGLTQYAYVKPIVDFKYLEQILVIESADD, from the coding sequence TTGAAATTTAATAAAAAATTTAAAAAAGTGGGAATTATAGCAGGTGTAACTTGCATTGTTGTGTTAATAATTGGGGCAAAATACAAAATCCCTATTATTAGCACAGCGGTAAATTATATTTTATATCCTGTTCAGAAGTCAATTATTTTTGTTTCAGATCAAACAACTGGTTTTACACACTATTTCAAGGATATACAACTACTGATTACAGAAAATGAAATCCTTAAACAAGAGAACGAAAAGTTAGTGTATGAAAATACAATTCTTGCTGAATATAAGAACGAGAATAATAATCTGAAAAACCTTTTAGAGATGAAACAGCGTTATCGTGACTATGAGGGAGTAGGCGCAAATGTTATCGGAAAAGAATCGGGTAATTGGTATAAGATCTTTAATATCGATAAAGGCACAAATCATCATGTTTACGAAAATAGTGTTATTCTAGCAAATGGTGCATTGGCGGGACGTGTATTAAGTGCTACAAGTATATCTTCAAAAGTACTTTCAATTATTGATGATCGAAGTTCTGTAAGTGCTAAGATAGTAAGAACTGGAGATACCGGCATATTAAGAGGAGATATTGAACTTGCAAATAGAGGGCTGTGTAAACTCGAAATCAATATAGAGTCAGAGGTTGTTAAGGGAGACCAAGTCATAACTTCTCATCTAAGCTCAATCTACCCGCCAGGAATTCCTATTGGAACAATCGAAGAAATTGCACAAGGCAAAAATGGTTTGACGCAATATGCCTATGTTAAGCCGATAGTAGATTTTAAATATTTAGAACAAATTCTAGTTATTGAAAGTGCTGATGATTAG
- a CDS encoding penicillin-binding transpeptidase domain-containing protein, with amino-acid sequence MKKGINKLLLIFKNRIFIMFITICFLFLVLLLKFYTLQVINYDQYANDLRASVQRTIEIPATRGLIFDRYGRPLAVNKPMNVLKFDQQVRMKKSQLNQTLLDVMQVIEKNGDRAIDNVPISKKAPFEFTGEKSQIKSFIYSIPYNSDEHRQELLTYTAPELVNYLKKQFEISDTIGDSDARKIIGLRSEIYKLAYYQYKLVNIATNISDKTVNEIEENHSKFPGVIVDVEPIRHYTEGELFGNILGYTRTITDAQYEQMKDLGYDKTDVVGQVGIEQSMEQELRGQKGSEVVEVDNLGRRVHTIAREDQVQGNNIFLTVDLDFQRDTYDSIERRLSAALVERLKGGTKYIKPLKSKELIISMIESNQLSINEMQAEPLASMQNQLYTQLIKAYEEIDVLIRKDLSLKELLIQWLEEDTGLVTEKQILLAMHEQGSITLSDNNIKIMQGNLYGSTEQLLIEQLEKGYLKPKQLAVDPFSAAAVAVDVNTGEVLSIVGYPSFDSNEMIMNFNQYWSMLFDGIDKRSMLWNRSLMTTKAPGSTFKMITGIAGLEEEVITPSTVIFDTGTFTKAGEPYPRCWVLSRSGGGHGNTNLSRALEVSCNYFFYEVVYRLSKGAANPYTNIDTLTKYVQMFGLDQSTGIELAETPPNVSTPRNLVQRRITDGFNSLKNMNPDITLKRITDIKDTLSKGVYPVIDSGSSDLNTHIDYLIQYELKRKLEPALQEALASEYDELLGQFYTEISTYLQLSADASIRTIVNNTINDISKRSLKLKTKGNLLQELDAMIGDPVYKRLKLIIDAIDPNAIIDAYDHAYTVAYRNEVRKNSNSEIAQELNRRINELDSQKDYYKEYIMIKIRANIINAIANNLLSGIEMEWTDGLTVRTAIGQGFNAFSPLQMSRYIAGIANGKQTFDLKIVNGIFDNKGALEYTSSGVKNIKDIQVSENTMSEIHKGMLAVTKGREGTAREVFNDLPFDVAGKTGTAQEGSHEHSWFVGFAPFDKPEIAIVVAIYNSDGLGKYGNLIAKDMLMSYFKLNLEGEKTTLDNMFIE; translated from the coding sequence GTGAAAAAAGGTATAAATAAGCTCCTACTCATCTTTAAAAATAGAATTTTCATCATGTTTATTACTATATGTTTTTTGTTTCTGGTGTTGCTTTTAAAGTTTTATACACTTCAGGTTATTAATTATGACCAGTATGCAAATGACTTAAGAGCGAGTGTCCAAAGAACAATTGAAATACCTGCTACTCGCGGACTTATTTTTGACAGGTATGGTAGGCCACTTGCTGTAAATAAACCTATGAATGTTTTGAAATTTGATCAACAGGTAAGAATGAAAAAAAGTCAGCTTAATCAAACTTTATTAGATGTAATGCAAGTAATAGAAAAAAATGGAGACAGGGCTATCGATAATGTGCCCATTTCAAAAAAAGCACCCTTTGAATTTACAGGAGAGAAAAGTCAAATTAAAAGTTTTATTTATTCTATTCCTTATAATAGTGATGAACATAGACAAGAACTTTTGACCTATACAGCGCCTGAACTTGTTAATTACCTTAAGAAGCAGTTTGAAATCAGTGATACTATAGGAGATAGTGATGCAAGGAAAATTATTGGCTTGCGTTCTGAAATTTATAAATTAGCTTATTATCAATATAAGTTAGTTAACATTGCTACTAATATCTCAGATAAAACAGTTAATGAAATAGAAGAGAATCACTCAAAGTTTCCAGGTGTTATTGTAGATGTTGAACCCATTAGACACTACACTGAAGGAGAATTGTTTGGCAATATACTTGGCTATACAAGGACTATAACAGATGCTCAATATGAACAAATGAAAGATTTAGGGTATGATAAGACAGATGTTGTTGGACAAGTTGGTATTGAACAGTCTATGGAACAAGAACTTAGAGGTCAAAAGGGCAGTGAAGTAGTCGAAGTAGATAATTTAGGAAGACGTGTTCATACTATTGCGCGGGAAGATCAAGTGCAGGGTAATAACATATTTTTAACAGTAGACTTAGATTTTCAAAGAGATACTTATGATAGCATTGAAAGAAGACTTAGTGCTGCTTTAGTTGAACGTCTTAAAGGCGGTACCAAGTATATCAAACCACTTAAAAGCAAAGAGCTCATTATTTCTATGATAGAAAGTAATCAACTCAGTATAAATGAGATGCAAGCCGAGCCTTTGGCATCTATGCAAAATCAATTATACACTCAATTAATCAAGGCTTATGAAGAAATTGATGTACTTATACGAAAGGACTTATCCCTTAAAGAGTTACTTATTCAATGGCTTGAAGAAGATACGGGGCTTGTAACTGAAAAACAAATACTATTAGCTATGCATGAACAAGGATCTATTACCTTGAGTGATAATAATATAAAAATAATGCAAGGCAATTTATATGGCAGTACAGAACAATTGCTGATTGAGCAATTAGAAAAGGGTTATTTAAAACCGAAGCAGTTGGCAGTAGATCCATTTAGTGCGGCAGCAGTAGCTGTTGATGTTAACACTGGCGAGGTACTGAGTATAGTAGGATACCCTTCATTTGACAGTAATGAAATGATTATGAATTTCAATCAGTATTGGTCGATGCTTTTTGATGGCATAGATAAGCGAAGCATGTTGTGGAACCGATCACTTATGACAACAAAAGCACCAGGATCTACTTTTAAGATGATTACTGGAATAGCTGGTCTTGAAGAAGAGGTTATAACGCCTTCAACAGTAATATTTGACACTGGGACTTTTACAAAGGCTGGCGAACCTTATCCAAGGTGCTGGGTGTTATCTCGATCTGGAGGAGGACATGGCAACACTAATTTATCGAGGGCACTTGAAGTATCATGTAATTACTTTTTCTATGAAGTTGTGTATAGATTAAGTAAGGGTGCTGCTAATCCTTATACCAATATTGATACATTAACTAAATATGTACAAATGTTTGGACTTGATCAATCAACAGGGATAGAACTTGCCGAGACACCACCTAATGTGTCAACACCAAGGAATTTAGTGCAACGTCGTATCACCGATGGATTTAATTCGTTAAAAAACATGAACCCAGATATTACCCTTAAAAGAATTACAGATATTAAAGATACTTTAAGTAAAGGTGTTTATCCAGTTATTGATTCAGGAAGTTCTGACCTTAATACTCATATTGACTATCTTATTCAATATGAACTCAAACGCAAGTTAGAACCAGCACTTCAAGAAGCCTTAGCTTCCGAGTATGACGAGTTACTTGGACAATTTTATACAGAAATAAGCACCTATTTGCAGTTAAGTGCAGATGCATCTATTAGAACTATTGTAAATAATACAATTAATGATATTTCAAAACGCTCCTTAAAATTAAAAACGAAAGGGAATCTTCTTCAGGAGTTGGATGCTATGATAGGTGATCCTGTTTATAAGCGTCTTAAACTAATTATTGATGCTATAGATCCTAATGCTATTATTGATGCTTATGACCATGCTTATACTGTAGCTTATAGAAATGAAGTTAGAAAAAATAGCAACAGTGAAATAGCGCAGGAATTAAATCGAAGAATTAATGAACTTGATAGCCAGAAAGATTATTATAAAGAATATATTATGATTAAAATAAGAGCCAATATTATTAATGCAATTGCAAATAATCTCTTAAGCGGCATTGAGATGGAATGGACAGATGGACTTACAGTACGTACTGCTATCGGACAGGGATTTAATGCTTTTTCACCACTTCAGATGTCACGCTATATTGCAGGTATAGCTAATGGTAAACAAACATTTGATCTTAAGATTGTAAATGGTATATTTGACAATAAGGGTGCATTAGAATATACAAGTTCTGGTGTTAAAAATATTAAGGATATACAGGTATCAGAAAATACAATGAGTGAAATTCATAAAGGGATGTTAGCAGTCACTAAGGGCAGAGAAGGTACAGCAAGAGAAGTTTTTAATGACTTGCCTTTTGATGTTGCTGGCAAAACTGGAACGGCTCAAGAAGGCAGCCATGAGCATAGTTGGTTTGTGGGATTTGCGCCTTTCGATAAACCAGAAATTGCTATTGTAGTCGCTATTTACAACTCAGATGGTTTAGGTAAATACGGTAATCTTATAGCTAAAGATATGCTAATGAGCTATTTTAAACTTAATCTTGAAGGAGAAAAAACAACTTTAGATAATATGTTTATAGAATAG
- a CDS encoding rod shape-determining protein: MFGKDMGIDLGTANTLVFVKGKGIVVNEPSVVAIKEKTNEVLAVGDEAKQMIGRTPGSIVAIRPLKDGVIADFATTEAMLRYFIGKAYKQSLFTPKPRVIVCVPSGVTSVEKRAVEEATEKAGAKKALIMEEPMAAAIGAHLRVEEPTGNMVVDIGGGTTDVAVISLGGIVASKSLRIAGDEFDEYIVSYIKREYNLMIGERTAEQIKINIGAAYPIGEDATMEIRGRDLVTGLPKILTITSTEVTEAIKEPVNAIIDAIKYTLEKTPPELSADIIESGIMLTGGGALLTGLDTLISLETGMPVKIAEDPLDCVAKGTGYALEDIEKWAALLADDK; this comes from the coding sequence ATGTTTGGAAAAGATATGGGTATAGACCTTGGAACAGCTAACACACTTGTGTTTGTTAAAGGAAAGGGAATAGTAGTAAATGAACCATCAGTAGTTGCTATTAAAGAAAAAACAAATGAAGTACTTGCAGTAGGTGATGAAGCAAAACAAATGATAGGTAGAACCCCTGGAAGTATTGTGGCAATTAGACCTTTGAAAGATGGTGTTATAGCAGATTTTGCGACAACAGAGGCTATGTTAAGGTATTTTATTGGAAAGGCCTATAAGCAGTCACTATTCACACCTAAACCAAGGGTAATTGTTTGTGTGCCTTCAGGGGTTACGTCAGTAGAAAAGAGGGCTGTTGAAGAAGCCACAGAAAAAGCAGGAGCCAAAAAAGCACTTATTATGGAAGAGCCAATGGCGGCAGCAATAGGGGCACATTTAAGAGTCGAAGAACCTACTGGCAATATGGTTGTTGATATTGGCGGAGGGACTACAGATGTTGCAGTTATCTCTCTGGGTGGTATTGTAGCAAGCAAATCACTGCGTATAGCTGGAGATGAGTTTGATGAATACATCGTTTCATATATTAAAAGAGAATATAATTTAATGATTGGTGAACGAACAGCAGAACAAATCAAAATTAATATCGGAGCAGCTTATCCTATCGGGGAAGATGCGACAATGGAGATAAGAGGAAGAGATTTAGTAACAGGCCTTCCTAAAATTCTCACTATTACATCTACTGAAGTTACGGAAGCTATTAAAGAGCCAGTTAATGCTATTATTGATGCTATTAAATATACTCTTGAAAAAACACCTCCAGAGCTTTCAGCAGACATTATTGAAAGTGGAATTATGCTAACTGGAGGCGGCGCACTCCTTACAGGACTTGATACATTGATAAGCTTAGAAACCGGTATGCCCGTAAAAATAGCTGAAGATCCCCTGGACTGTGTAGCTAAAGGAACGGGTTATGCACTAGAGGACATAGAGAAATGGGCAGCGCTTTTGGCTGATGACAAGTAA
- the mgsA gene encoding methylglyoxal synthase, which produces MNVALIAHDAKKKLMENFTIAYRHILTKHTLYATGTTGRLVEEATNLNIYKYLAGHLGGAQQLGAQIAHNQVDMVIFLRDPVSQKPHEPDLGSLERLCDIHNIPIATNLATAELLIKALERGDLSWRDIMR; this is translated from the coding sequence ATGAATGTAGCACTAATTGCACATGATGCAAAAAAGAAACTTATGGAGAACTTTACAATAGCTTATAGACATATTTTAACGAAGCATACTTTATACGCAACAGGAACAACTGGCAGACTTGTTGAAGAGGCTACTAATCTAAATATTTATAAGTATTTAGCAGGACATTTAGGTGGTGCACAACAGTTAGGTGCACAAATTGCTCATAATCAAGTAGATATGGTCATCTTTTTAAGAGACCCTGTATCACAAAAACCACATGAACCAGATCTTGGGAGTTTAGAGAGATTATGTGATATTCATAATATACCTATTGCTACAAATCTAGCAACAGCAGAATTATTAATCAAAGCATTAGAAAGAGGAGACTTAAGTTGGCGTGATATCATGAGATAG
- a CDS encoding DUF4321 domain-containing protein produces the protein MAINRSTNFWVLILCMLAGLTVGNFIGELCSSVSFLKWINYTGHFGLDNPVQIDLGVIWLSFQVKLNITLAAILGMIGSVLIYQKIK, from the coding sequence ATGGCGATTAATAGATCAACAAATTTTTGGGTATTAATATTATGTATGTTAGCTGGTCTTACGGTAGGAAACTTTATAGGAGAACTATGCAGCAGTGTTTCTTTTCTGAAATGGATTAATTATACAGGACACTTTGGCCTTGATAATCCAGTACAGATTGATTTAGGTGTAATATGGTTATCATTTCAGGTTAAACTTAATATTACGTTAGCTGCCATTTTAGGGATGATAGGTAGCGTCCTAATCTATCAAAAAATTAAATAG
- the mreD gene encoding rod shape-determining protein MreD, translating to MRISIISILLLLMHALSTTLFQVLRIGDVAPNFMIMIIVSFALLRGSKEGCIIGIAAGLLNDISFGTFLGPGAVIYAIIGYICGKFNKNFYRENFIIPFICTLFSSLFYSTVSMLGFILRGKINFIFFTKSIIIPELIYTITLSLVIYQFAYVINEKIEYNERKTRNIF from the coding sequence ATGAGAATATCTATTATAAGCATTTTACTTCTTCTTATGCATGCTTTAAGTACGACCCTTTTTCAAGTCTTAAGAATTGGGGATGTTGCGCCTAATTTTATGATTATGATTATTGTATCGTTTGCACTTTTAAGGGGCAGTAAAGAAGGATGTATTATTGGTATAGCAGCTGGTTTGTTAAATGACATTTCTTTTGGGACCTTTTTGGGACCCGGTGCTGTGATATATGCTATTATTGGCTATATATGCGGAAAATTCAATAAGAATTTCTATAGAGAAAATTTTATTATTCCATTTATATGTACATTATTCAGCAGTTTATTTTATAGTACCGTATCTATGTTAGGATTTATACTAAGAGGTAAAATAAATTTTATTTTCTTTACTAAATCTATTATTATTCCAGAACTTATTTATACCATTACTTTATCATTGGTAATTTATCAGTTTGCTTATGTTATTAATGAAAAAATAGAATACAATGAAAGAAAAACTAGAAATATATTTTAG
- a CDS encoding Maf family protein, translated as MANVLLASSSPRRQELMQLLDIAFEIVVKPIEEKIEEDLSPAENVKYLAFKKAAAVAQDYPEALVIGCDTVVVLNDRIIGKPKNPEDAKRILKALSGKAHYVCTGVAIINIKEKLEICFCETTNVKMKDLTTDEIDDYIATDEPLDKAGAYGIQGKGAIYIEQISGDYYNVVGLPLNRLYKELIKLNTYQRIKDKL; from the coding sequence ATGGCTAATGTTTTGCTTGCTTCTTCTTCACCAAGAAGACAAGAACTTATGCAGTTGCTTGATATAGCCTTTGAGATTGTTGTGAAGCCGATAGAGGAAAAGATTGAGGAGGACTTATCTCCTGCAGAAAATGTAAAGTATTTAGCTTTTAAAAAGGCGGCAGCCGTTGCCCAAGATTATCCTGAAGCTTTAGTTATAGGGTGCGATACCGTGGTTGTTTTAAATGATCGTATTATAGGGAAACCTAAAAACCCGGAGGATGCCAAAAGGATCCTTAAGGCTTTATCTGGTAAAGCACATTATGTTTGTACCGGAGTAGCCATTATAAACATCAAAGAAAAACTAGAAATTTGCTTTTGTGAAACCACAAATGTAAAAATGAAAGACTTAACAACAGATGAAATTGATGATTATATTGCTACTGATGAACCTTTAGATAAAGCAGGGGCGTATGGTATACAAGGTAAAGGGGCTATTTACATTGAGCAAATTAGCGGAGATTACTATAATGTAGTTGGCCTTCCGCTGAATAGACTTTATAAAGAACTTATTAAACTTAATACGTATCAAAGAATAAAAGACAAGTTATGA
- the rodA gene encoding rod shape-determining protein RodA, producing the protein MIERINILQMPIKNYFKQIDLFLILIIIALTAIGVLAISSATAYSGDDSLVRKQIIHFVVGLVLMIIVMSIDYHMLGDWYLVIYGITVVMLIAVFFIGKNVNGAARWIMIGNQQIQPSEFAKISMILCGAKLIDNYQKKINALWPILIIGLFEFIPFILINRQPNLSTSIVLIIILVIQLFVTKLNIRYILTTVVIGIIIVSSAFVYIVKSPNQKLIASYQRDRIVNKIIGGDNLAERYQTNQAIHAIGSGGLEGKGLYKGSISQLNYLPESHNDFIIAVVGEEFGFIGATVVIALILIFIARGFWIAHAAIDDFGKLIVVGYIGMIAMQSFVNMGVVTDLLPNTGIPIPFISYGGSSLWANMMGMGLVLNVAMSKEETMF; encoded by the coding sequence ATGATAGAAAGGATTAACATATTACAAATGCCTATTAAAAATTATTTTAAACAAATTGATCTATTTCTCATACTTATTATTATAGCATTAACAGCGATTGGGGTTTTAGCGATCAGCAGTGCAACTGCTTATTCCGGCGATGATAGTTTAGTGAGGAAACAAATTATTCATTTTGTGGTAGGACTTGTTTTAATGATTATTGTAATGAGTATAGATTACCATATGCTTGGTGATTGGTATTTAGTTATTTATGGCATTACTGTAGTTATGCTTATCGCTGTGTTTTTTATAGGAAAGAATGTAAATGGCGCAGCAAGATGGATTATGATTGGTAATCAACAAATTCAACCCTCAGAGTTTGCAAAAATCTCAATGATTTTATGCGGGGCTAAACTTATTGATAACTATCAAAAGAAAATTAATGCATTATGGCCCATACTCATTATAGGATTGTTTGAGTTTATTCCTTTTATTTTGATTAATAGACAACCTAATTTATCAACAAGTATTGTACTAATTATCATTTTAGTGATACAATTATTTGTAACAAAGTTAAATATAAGATATATTTTAACAACAGTTGTAATAGGTATAATAATTGTAAGTTCTGCATTTGTATATATTGTTAAAAGTCCAAATCAAAAATTAATTGCCTCCTATCAAAGAGATAGAATAGTTAATAAAATTATAGGAGGAGATAATTTAGCTGAAAGATATCAAACTAATCAAGCAATACATGCTATTGGCTCAGGAGGACTCGAAGGAAAAGGCCTTTATAAAGGATCAATTAGTCAGCTTAACTATTTACCAGAATCGCATAATGACTTTATTATTGCAGTTGTTGGTGAAGAATTTGGTTTTATAGGTGCAACAGTTGTAATTGCGCTTATATTAATATTTATTGCCAGGGGATTTTGGATTGCACATGCAGCAATAGATGATTTTGGAAAATTAATAGTAGTAGGCTATATTGGCATGATTGCTATGCAGTCCTTTGTCAATATGGGAGTAGTAACAGATTTATTACCCAATACAGGGATACCTATTCCATTTATTAGCTATGGAGGCAGTTCTTTGTGGGCAAACATGATGGGAATGGGTTTGGTTTTAAATGTTGCAATGAGTAAAGAAGAAACGATGTTCTAA
- the minD gene encoding septum site-determining protein MinD, translated as MSQVIVITSGKGGVGKTTTSANVGTALTLLGRQVVLVDADIGLRNLDVVMGLENRIVYDLVDVVEGRCRLKQALIKDKRFEGLFLLPAAQTRDKNAVSPEQMKKLCDSLKEDFDYVILDCPAGIEQGFKNAIAGADRALVVTTPEVSAVRDADRIIGLLESHGISNTQLIINRVRMNMVKRGDMMAMDDVVEILAIDLIGVVPDDENIVVSTNKGEPAAIEAHTLAGKAFRNIADRVEGKDVPFLDLSTGNNFVGKLKKVFGFGN; from the coding sequence ATGAGTCAAGTAATTGTAATTACTTCGGGTAAAGGTGGCGTTGGCAAAACGACTACTTCTGCAAATGTAGGAACTGCTTTAACATTATTAGGAAGACAAGTTGTACTGGTAGATGCTGATATAGGACTTCGTAACTTAGATGTGGTTATGGGACTTGAAAACAGGATTGTATACGATTTAGTTGATGTAGTTGAGGGGAGATGCAGACTTAAACAAGCATTAATTAAAGATAAACGTTTTGAAGGGTTGTTTTTACTTCCAGCAGCTCAAACAAGGGATAAAAATGCTGTAAGCCCAGAACAGATGAAAAAGCTTTGTGATTCTTTAAAAGAAGATTTTGATTATGTTATTCTAGACTGTCCAGCAGGAATAGAACAAGGATTTAAAAACGCAATAGCGGGGGCGGATCGCGCATTAGTTGTCACAACGCCAGAAGTTTCAGCGGTTAGAGATGCAGATAGAATTATTGGATTATTGGAATCTCATGGCATTTCTAATACACAGCTCATTATAAATCGTGTAAGAATGAATATGGTGAAACGCGGAGATATGATGGCAATGGACGATGTAGTAGAAATTTTAGCAATTGACTTAATTGGCGTTGTTCCAGATGATGAGAATATTGTTGTTTCTACAAATAAAGGTGAACCAGCAGCAATCGAAGCACATACTTTAGCAGGCAAAGCATTTCGTAATATTGCTGATAGAGTAGAAGGAAAAGACGTACCTTTTTTAGATTTATCAACAGGAAATAACTTTGTTGGCAAACTAAAAAAAGTTTTTGGATTTGGTAATTAA
- the radC gene encoding RadC family protein has translation MRIQDKPLYSRPCEKFEKYGEGALTDIELLAILIRSGTKDSNAEEVAASILTMHEKEPSLISLYQTTFEELYRIKGIGKVKALQILALLELCRRITRQKHTYSLKVSSPKTISDYFMEDMRHLKEENFVVILLDAKCKMLGHKVISTGSLTASIVHPREVYKVAVQKSAHSIIVVHNHPSGDPAPSKEDIQITKRLKEAGNMMGIPLLDHIIIGDGSYISLKEENTI, from the coding sequence ATGCGTATACAAGATAAACCATTGTACAGCAGACCTTGTGAGAAGTTTGAAAAATATGGCGAAGGAGCCCTTACGGATATTGAGCTATTGGCTATACTAATCAGAAGTGGTACTAAAGATAGCAATGCAGAAGAGGTTGCGGCCAGTATTCTGACTATGCATGAAAAAGAGCCCTCACTTATTTCGCTCTATCAAACTACTTTTGAAGAACTTTATCGCATAAAAGGTATAGGCAAAGTGAAAGCACTTCAAATCCTAGCTTTATTAGAACTTTGCAGGCGAATTACCCGACAAAAACACACTTATTCACTAAAAGTTTCCTCCCCAAAAACAATATCAGATTATTTTATGGAGGATATGAGACACTTAAAGGAAGAAAACTTTGTTGTAATCTTACTAGATGCGAAATGTAAAATGCTCGGACATAAAGTCATATCAACGGGAAGTTTGACAGCATCTATTGTGCATCCAAGAGAAGTCTACAAAGTAGCTGTACAAAAATCTGCTCACAGTATTATTGTAGTTCACAATCATCCAAGCGGCGATCCCGCGCCGAGTAAAGAAGATATTCAAATTACAAAAAGACTTAAGGAAGCGGGAAATATGATGGGCATTCCGCTTTTAGATCATATTATTATCGGAGACGGAAGTTATATAAGTTTAAAAGAGGAAAACACTATTTAA